The Ramlibacter sp. PS4R-6 nucleotide sequence GGGCCGCTGGAGCTTCGAGGACATGTACGAGATGTTCCCGCGGCTGCGGGAGCGCCAGCACACGGAGGCCGGCGTGCTCTCCGGCGGCGAGCAGCAGATGCTCACGCTCTGCCGTACGCTCATGGGTGACCCCGACCTGATCATCATCGACGAGCCGACCGAGGGCCTGGCGCCCAAGATTGTCGAGCTGGTGGCCGAGTACCTGAAGAAACTCAAGGAACGCGGCATTTCCGTGCTGCTCATCGAGCAGAAACTCACGATCGCCATGGCGATCTCCGACCGGGCCCTCGTCATGGGCCACGGCAGCATCGTGTTCCAGGGCACGCCCGAGTCGCTGCGTGCGGATGCCTATATCCGCAAAGAGTGGCTCGAAGTCTGACGACGCCCCGATTAGAGGTTTGTCCCTGTCGTGACAAAGCGCCCTTAGCGGCGCAACATCTCCCCTCTAGAATCAAAAATAGAACGACCGTCCTATTTCATTCACCCCTCCGCGAGGAAACCCGGTATGACCGCTGAATACAAGGTGCACGGCGACGTGGCCGTGATCACGATGAACAACCCGCCCGTCAACGGCCTGGGCCACGCCACGCGGCTGGGCATCGCCGAAGGCGTCGACAAGGCCAACGCCGACCCGGCGGTGAAGGCGATCGTCATCACCGGCGCCGGCAAGGCCTTCTCCGGCGGCGCCGACATCAAGGAGTTCGGCTCGCCCAAGGCACTGGCCGAACCGAACCTGCTGTCGGTCATCTCGACGGTGGAGAACTCGGCCAAGCCGGTCGTCGCGGCCGTGCACTCGGTCGCGATGGGCGGCGGCCTCGAGCTCGCGCTCGGCTGCCATTACCGCATCGCCGCGCCCGGCACGAATGTGGCGCTGCCCGAAGTGAAGCTGGGCCTCATCCCCGGCGCCGGCGGCACGGTGCGCCTGCCGCGCGCGCTGGGTGTCGAAGTCGCGCTGAACATGATCGTGAGCGGCGAGCCGGTCAAGAGCGAGATGCTGGCGCAACTGCCCGGCCAGAAGCTGTTCGACAAGATGGCGTCGTCGCCCGAATCGCTGGCCGAAGAAGCGCTGGCCTACGCGCGTTCCGTCGCCGATGCACGCCCGCTGCCGCGCGTGCGCGACCTGCCGGCCAAGCACCCGCTGGGCGATGCGTACTTCCAGTTCGCGCGCAACATGGTCAAGGGCATGGCCAAGAACCTGCCGGCGCCCGCCAAGTGCGTGGACACGGTGGAGAACGCCACCAAGATGAAGTTCGACGACGCCCTCGCGCAGGAGCGTGTCGAGTTCATGGCGCTGATGCTCACGCCGGAATCGCGCGCGCTGCGCCACCTGTTCATGGCCGAGCGCGCCGCTTCCAAGATTCCCGATGTGCCGGAAGACACGCCCAAGCGCGACATCAAGAAGGTCGGCGTGATCGGCGCCGGCACCATGGGCGGCGGCATCACCATGAACTTCCTGAGCGCCGGCATCCCCGTGACCATGCTGGAGACCAAGCAGGAGGCGCTGGACCGTGGCGTCGCCACCATTCGCAAGAACTACGAGGCGCAGGTCAAGAAGGGCAAGCTCAAGCAGGACAAGTACGAGCAGCGCATGGGCCTGCTGAAGACCACGCTGGCCTACGACGACCTGAAGGATGCCGACCTGATCATCGAGGCGGTGTTCGAGGAGATGGGCGTCAAGCAGAAGGTGTTCGAGCAGCTCGACGCCGTCGCCAAGCCGGGCGCGATCCTGGCCTCCAACACCTCGACGCTGGACGTGAACAAGATCGCCTCGTTCACCAAGCGCCCGCAGGACGTGGTCGGCATGCACTTCTTCAGCCCGGCCAACGTGATGAAGCTGCTGGAAGTGGTGCGCGGCGACAAGACCGCCAAGGACGTGCTGGCCACCGTGATGGCCATCGCCAAGGCGATCAAGAAGACCGCCGTCGTCTCGGGCGTGTGCGACGGCTTCATCGGCAACCGCATGATCGAGCAGTACAGCCGCCAGGCCGGCTTCCTGCTGGACGAGGGCGCCACGCCGCAGCAGGTGGACAAGGCCATCGAGAAGTTCGGCTTCGCGATGGGCCCGTTCCGCATGGGCGACCTCGCGGGCAACGACATCGGCTGGGCCATCCGCAAGCGCCGCGCCACCGAGCGCGCCGACATGAAATACAGCAAGACCGCCGACAAGCTGTGCGAGCTGGGCCGCTTCGGCCAGAAGACCGGCGCCGGCTGGTACGACTACCAGGAAGGCAAGCGCGACGCGATTCCCTCCAAGCTGGTCGAGGAAATGATCGCGGCGCACCGCAAGGAGCTGGGCATCACCCCGCGCAAGATCAGCGACGAGGAGATCGTGCAGCGCCTGGTGTTCGCGCTGGTGAACGAAGGCTCGCACATCCTCGAGGACAAGATCGCCGCCCGCGCGAGCGACATCGACATGGTCTACATCACCGGCTACGGCTTCCCGTTCCACCGCGGCGGCCCGATGCTCTACGCCGACCAGGTGGGCCTGTACAACGTGGCCCAGGCCATGAAGCGCTTCCAGAAGAACCCCAACGACGACGCGAAGTTCTGGGAACCCGCGCCGCTGCTCGCCCGCCTCGCGGCCGAAGGCAAGACCTTTAACTGATTCGAACACGGAGCATCACATGACCAAAGCCGTCATCGTTTCCACCGCCCGCACGCCGCTCACCAAGAGCTGGAAGGGCGCCTTCAACATGACGCACGGCGCCACCCTGGGCGGCCATGCGGTCAAGCACGCGGTGCAGCGTGCCGGCATCGACGCCGCCGAAGTCGAGGACGTCCTCATGGGCTGCGCCAACCCCGAGGGCGCGACGGGCGCCAACATCGCGCGCCAGGTCGCGCTGATGGCCGACATGCCGATCACCGTGTCCGGCGTTACCGTCAACCGCTTCTGCTCCTCGGGCCTGCAGACCATCGCGATGGCCTCGCAGCGCGTGATCGCGGGCGAGGGCGACGTGTACGTGGCCGGCGGCGTGGAGAGCATCTCGTGCGTGCAGCAGGAGATGAACCAGCACATGCTGTCCGACCCGTCGCTGGTCGCGAAGAAGCCCGAGATCTACTGGAGCATGCTGCAGACGGCCGAGCAGGTCGCCAAGCGCTACAACATCAGCAAGGACGCGCAGGACGAGTACGGCGCCGCCAGCCAGCAGAAGGCCTGCGCGGCGCAGGAAGCCGGCAAGTTCAAGGACGAGATCGTGCCGATCACGGTGAAGGCCGGCGTCGCCGACGCGGTGATGGGCCTGATCACCAAGGAAGTGACCGCGTCGCAGGACGAGGGCCTGCGCCCGGGCACGACCAAGGAAGGCATCAGCGGCATCCGTTCGGCGATGCCCGGCGGCGTCATCACCGCGGGCAATGCCAGCCAGTTCTCCGACGGCGCGGGCGCCTGCGTCGTGGTCAGCGAAGACTACGCGAGCCGCAAGAACCTCAAGCCGCTGGGCCGTTTCCTCGGCTTCGCGGTGGCGGGCTGCGAGCCCGACGAGATGGGCATCGGCCCGGTCTTCGCCGTGCCCAAGGTGCTCAAGCGCCTGGGCCTGAAGGTGAGCGACATCGACCTGTGGGAGCTGAACGAAGCCTTCGCGGTGCAGGTGCTGTACTGCCGTGACAAGCTGGGCATCCCGGCCGACCGCCTGAACGTGAACGGCGGCGCGATCGCGGTGGGCCACCCGTACGGCGTGTCGGGCCAGCGCCTGACGGGCCACGCGCTGATCGAAGGCAAGCGCCGCGGGGCGAAGAAGGTGGTCGTCACGATGTGCATCGGCGGCGGCATGGGGGCGGCGGGGGTGTTCGAGGTTCTGTAAATGAACCTTCGAAACACGCTTTCCTTCCTCCTCTACGACTGGCTGCACGCCGACCGGCTGGCGTCGCGCGAACGGTTCTCGGACCATTCGCGCGAAACCTTCGACGCCGTGTTCGACACCTGCGAGCGCGTGGCGCGTGAGCGCTTCGCGCCGTTCAACCGCCTGGTGGACACCGAAGAGCCGCGCTTCGACGGCGAGAAGGTGATCCTGCCGCGCGCCTCGCACGAGGCGTGGAACGCCTACGTGGGCACCGGCATGCTGTCGGCGGCGCAGGACTACGACATCGGCGGCATGCAGCTGCCGTACGCGATCGAGGCGCCGGCCAACGCGATCTTCACGATCGCATCGGCCTCCATCGCGGGCGGCATGCTCACCACGGGCAATGCCAACCTGCTGATGGCGCACGGCACCGAGGCGCAGAAGCAGGTCTTCGCGCTGAACGAATTCAGCGGCCGCTGGTCCGGGACGATGGCGCTGTCGGAGCCGCAAGCCGGCTCGTCGCTGTCCGACGTCGCGACGCGCGCGGTTCCGGACGGCAGCGATTTCGAAAGCGACCCGCTCGGTGCGCGCTACCGCCTCAAGGGCAACAAGATGTGGATCTCGGCGGCCGAGCACGAGCTCACCGAGAACATCATCCACCTGGCGCTGGCGAAGATTCCCGGCCCGGACGGCAAGCTCGTGCCCGGCACCAAGGGCATCTCGCTCTTCATCGTCCCCAAGAAATTGGTGGATGCGCAGGGCCAGCTCACGGGCGAGCGCAACGACGTCGCGCTGGCGGGCCTGAACCACAAGCTCGGCTGGCGCGGCACGACCAACACGCTGCTCAATTTCGGCGAAGGCAAGTACCCGGTTCGCGGCCAGGCGGGCGCCATCGGCTACCTCGTGGGCAAGCCGGGCGAAGGCCTGCGCTGCATGTTCCACATGATGAACGAGGCGCGCATCGCGATCGGCATGGGCGCGACGGCGCTGGGCCTCGCGGGCTACTACGCATCGCTCGAGTACGCGAAGCAGCGGCCGCAAGGCCGGCCGGTGGGCCCCGAAGGCAAGGACCCGGCCCAGCCGCAGGTGCGCATCATCGAGCACGCCGACGTCAAGCGCATGCTGCTCACGCAGAAGTCGTATTGCGAAGGCGCGCTGGCGCTGATGCTGTTCTGCGCGCGCCTGATCGACGAGCAGCACACCGGCACGCCGGAGGCCGCGGAAGAAGCGCGCCTGCTGCTCGAGGTGCTGACGCCCATCGCCAAGAGCTGGCCTTCGGAGAACTGCCTGGAGGCGAATTCGCTCGCGATCCAGGTGCACGGCGGCTACGGCTACACGCGCGACTTCCCGGTGGAGCAGTACTGGCGCGACCAGCGCCTGAACATGATCCACGAGGGCACGCACGGCATCCAGGCCGCGGACCTGCTGGGCCGCAAGGTGGTGATGGAAGGCGGCAAGGGCCTGCAGCTGCTGGCGCAGCGCATCAACGCGACCATCGAACGCGCCATGCAGCGCAGCGACCTCGCGGAGTTCGCCAACGCGCTGGCCAAGGCGCTGCAGCAGGTGGGGGCCGCGACCAAGTCCGCGTGGGCCACGGCGAACCCCGCCGAGGCGCTCGCCAATGCGGTGCCGTACATGCAGGCCTTCGGCCACATGGTGCTGGCGTGGACCTGGCTCGACGTCGTGCTGGCGATTCCCGACGATGCGAAGGATGCCGCCCACACGGGCCGGCGCGCCGCGGCCCAGTACTTCTTCCGCTACGAGCTGCCGAAGCTCGACGCCTGGCTGAAGGTGGTTGCCACGCGCGACCCCACCTGCGCGCAGGTGCCGGAGGAAGCGTTCTGATGGCGACGCCACGCGCGCGGGCCTGGGTCGAGCGCCTGGCCTGGATCGCGATCTACGGCGGTATCTTCGCCATCATCCTGGGCGTTATCTCCGGCGAGGTCCACGTCATCGCCGGCTGGTCGCTCGGCGTGCTCGGCGGCATGGCGGTGGCCGCCGGCGTCGTGCTCATCGTCGTGCGTTCGCGCATGGCCGAAACCGCCGCACCCGGCGCACAATCGAATTCCCCCGAAGGAAAGCCATGACCGTCCGCACCACCTCCCAGCTCTTCGACCTGACAGGGCGCACGGCGCTCGTCACCGGCGGCTCGCGCGGGCTGGGCCTGCAGATCGCGCACGCGCTGGGAGAAGCCGGCGCGAAGGTGATGCTGAGCGCGCGCAAGGAAGGCGAGCTCGAGGAAGCGGTGGCCGAGCTGCAAGCCGCCGGCATCGACGCGCGCTGGAGCGCCGCCGACTGTGCCAAGGAAGAAGACATCCGCGGCCTGGCCGAGCACACGCTCGAGCGCATGGGCGACGTCGACATCCTCGTCAACAACGCCGGCGCCGCCTGGGGCTCGCCCGCCGAGGACCATCCGGTCGAAGCGTGGGACAAGGTGATGAACCTGAACGTGCGCGGCTATTTCATCCTGTCGCAGCACCTGGCGAAGAAGTCGATGATCCCGCGCAGGAAGGGCCGCATCATCAACGTCGCTTCGATCGCGGGCCTGGGCGGCAACCCGCCCGACCTGCCCACGCTGGCCTACAACACCTCCAAGGGCGCGGTGATCACGTTCACACAGGCGCTGGCATGCGAGTGGGGCAAGTACGGAATCAACGTCAACGCCATCTGCCCGGGCTTCTTCCCCAGCAAGATGACGCAAGGCACGCTCGACCGCATCGGCGAGGACAAGCTGGCGGAGAACGCGCCGCTGCGCCGCCTGGGCGACGACGAGGACCTGAAGGGCATCACGCTGCTGTACGCGTCGGATGCCGGCAAGCACATCACCGGCCAGTGGCTGGCGGTCGACGGCGGCGTCAGCGTGGTGACGGGAGGCTGAGCATGAATTTCGGCGTCAAGATCCCCTTCGTCGAACTCCTGGGCTTCTCGCTGGAGAAGTTCGAGGGCGGCAATTCCGAGATCGCCTACGAGGCCAGGCCTGAGCACCTCAATTCCTTCGGCGTGACGCACGGCGGCGCGTGCATGACCCTGCTGGACGTGACGATGGCCGCGGCCGCGCGCAGCGCGCAGCCCGAGATGGGCGTGGTCACCATCGAGATGAAGACCACCTTCATGCAGCCGGCGCGCGGCAAGCTCACCGGCAGGGGGCACCTGATGCACCGCACGGCCACGATGGCTTTCACCGAAGCCACCATCTTCGACGCCGACGGCAAGCCTTGCGCCCATTCCACGGGCACCTTCAAGTACGTCCCGCGCCTGCCCACGGGCGCCAAGAGCGTCAACCCGCTGAACACCATCTCGACCGATTGAGGCTCGCCATGCCGCAGAACAAGCAGATCCTCCTGGACAACCGCCCGCAGGGCGAAGCCACCGCATCCAACTTCAAGCTGGTGACCGGCGATACGCCCGCGCTGCAGGACGGGCAGGTGCTGGTGCGCCACCACTACCTGAGCCTGGACCCGTACATGCGCGGCCGCATGAACGACGCCAAGAGCTACGCGCAGCCGCAGCCGCTGGGGCAGGTGATGCAGGGCGGCACCGTGGGTGAAGTGGTCGAGAGCAAGTCGCCGAAGTACAAGGCCGGCGACAAGGTGGTCGGCATGGGCGGCTGGCAGGAGTACAGCGTCGTCAGCGCCGAGCAACCCGGCGCCCTGCGCAAGGTCGACACCACGCACGTGCCGATCTCGCACTACCTCGGCGCGGTCGGCATGCCCGGGGTGACGGCGTGGTATGGCCTGGTGAAGATCATCGACGCCAAGGCCGGGCAGACCGTGGCAGTGAGCGCGGCGACCGGCGCGGTCGGCAGCGCCTTCGGCGCGCTCGCCAAGGCGCGCGGCCTGCGCGTCGTCGGCATCGCCGGCGGCGCCGACAAGTGCAACTACGCGGTGAAGGAGATCGGCTTCGACGCCTGCATCGACTACCGCGAGCACAAGGACGCGGGCTCGCTCTCGAAGGCGCTGAAGGAAGCGGCGCCCGACGGCATCTCCGGGTACTTCGAGAACGTCGGCGGCATGGTGATGGACGCCGTGATGACGCGCATGAACGCCTTCAGCCGCATCGCGCTGTGCGGGATGATCGCGGGCTACGACGGCAAGCCGGTTCCCATGTCGTTCCCGCAGCTGCTCCTGACCAACCGCATGCGCCTCGAAGGTTTCATCGTCAGCGAGCACATGGAGGTGTGGCCCGATGCGCTGTCGGAGCTGGGCCAGCTGGTGGGCAGCGGCAAGTTCCGCCCGCGCGAGTCGGTGGCGCAGGGCATCGAGTCGGCGCCCGAGGCCTTCCTGGGCCTGCTCAAGGGCAAGAATTTCGGCAAGCAGCTCGTCAAGCTGACCTGAGGAAGCGCCCATGCATGCGACGCACGAGGTCCTCAACCAGCCTGTGCCGCTCGCGGGCTATAACCTGTTCGCGGGCAACCGCGCGCTGCACGACGCGCTGAAGTTCAACGCCCCCGCGCTGGACACGACGCCGCTCGCCGAACTCGGCGCGCTGGCGGGCAGCGAGGAATTCCAGGCCCATGCGCGGCTGGCCAACGTGCATACGCCGCAGCTGCGCACGCACGACCGCTACGGGCACCGGCTCGACGAGGTCGAGTTCCACCCCAGCTACCACGCGCTCATGGGCGCGGCCGTCGCCGCCGGCCTGCACGGCACGCCGTGGGCGGGCGGCAGTGCTTCGCCGCACGTCTTGCGGGCAGCCGGCTTCATGCAGTTCACGGAGCTCGAGCCCTCGGTGCTGTGCCCCATTTCAATGACCTATGCGGTCACGCCGGCCCTGCGCGGCAACGCGAAGGTGCATGCCGACTGGGCGCCCAAGCTCACGAGCCGTGGCTACGACCCCAAGCTCAGGCCTTGGCGCGACAAGCCCGGCGTGACCATGGGCATGGGTATGACGGAGAAGCAGGGCGGCTCCGACGTGCGCGCGAACACGACGCAAGCCGCACCGGATGGCGAGGATGGCTGGGGCCGGCGCTTCCGCCTCACGGGCCACAAGTGGTTCTTCTCGGCGCCCATGTGCGACGCCTTCCTCGTGCTCGCGCAGGCGCCGCAAGGTCTGTCGTGCTTCTTCCTGCCGCGCGTGCTGCCCGACGGCAGCGTGAACGCCATCCGCATCCAGCGGCTGAAGGACAAACTGGGCAACAAGGCCAACGCCAGCTCCGAAGTGGAGTTCGACGAAGCCTTTGCCTGGCTGGTGGGCGACGAAGGGCGCGGCGTGCCGCAGATCCTCGAAATGGGCACGATGACGCGACTGGACTGCGCGCTCGGCACCAGCGGCTTGATGCGGCAAGCCTTGTCGATCGCCCTGGACCACACGGCGCAACGCTCGGCCTTCGGCAAGAAGCTGATCGAACAGCCCCTGATGCGCAATGTGCTGGCGGACCTGGCGCTGGAAAGCGAAGCCGCCACCGCGCTCGCCATCCGACTCGCGCGCGCCTTCGACAAACCCGCCGATGCGCACGAGGCCGCGATGGCGCGCCTGCTCACGCCCATCGCGAAGTTCTGGATCTGCAAGCGCGGCAGCGCCTTCGCGCAGGAAGCGATGGAGTGCCTGGGCGGCAACGGCTACGTGGAGGAGGGCGGCCAGGGCACCATGGCGCGGATCTACCGCGAGATGCCGCTCAACTCGATCTGGGAAGGCGCCGGCAACATCATGGCGCTGGACCTGCTGCGCGCGCTGCGCAAGGGCGATGCCGCGGCCGCGCTCGCGCAGGAGCTCGCGCCGGCTCGCGGTGCGCACACCGCGCTCGACCGCATGGTGCAGTCGCTGCCCACGCGCGTGGAGGAGCTGGCCACCGAAACCCAGGCGAGGCGCCTCGCGCAGGACGTGGCGCTCACCGTGCAGGCGGCGATGCTGGCGCAGGCGGCGCCTGCGGCGGTGTTCGCGGCCTTCTGCGATTCGCGCCTGGGCGGCGACTGGGGGCAGGCCTTCGGCACGCTGCCGGCTTCCGCCGACTTCGATACGATCATCGCGCGCGCCCTGCCGCGCTGAAGGACACGAGATGCCCGAACTGATCCTGCACCACTACCCCATGTCGCCGTTCGCGGAGAAGATTCGCACGGCGCTGGGTTTCAAGAAGCTCGCGTGGCACTCGGTGCACATCCCGAACATCCTGCCGAAGCCCGACGTGGTGGCGCTGACCGGCGGCTACCGCCGCACGCCGGTGCTGCAGGTCGGCGCCGACATCTATTGCGACACCACGCTGATCTGCGACGTGCTCGAGCACATCCAGCCCGAGCCCACGTTCTACCCGGCGCACCTCAAGGGCGTGGCGCGCGTCTTCGCCCAGTGGGCCGACACCACGCTGTTCTGGTCGTCGATGACGTACAGCTTCCAGCCGAAGGCACAGGCCGACCTCTTCAAGGGCCTGCCGCCGGAAGCCGGCAAGGCCTTCATGGAAGATCGCAAGGCGATGCACGCCAACATGGTCCGCCTGCGCACGGGCGACGCGACGTCGGCCTACCGCTCCTACCTGCGCCGCATCGCGCACATGGCCGAGGAGCACGATTACCTCTTCGGCCTGGAGCCGTGCATCGCCGACCTGGCGACCTACCACCCGCTGTGGTTCACGCGCCGGCAGGCCGCCAGCCTGGCCGGGATCCTCGCGACCACGCCCGCCGTGCTGGAGTGGATGGACCGCATCGAGGCGATCGGCCATGGGGCGATGGAGAAATTCGACTCGGCCAGCGCCATCGAAGTGGCCAAGCGCGCCGACCCGCTGCCGGCCGCCCAGAAGATGCTGGTCGACAGCGCCTTCCAGGACGACCACGGCATCCCGCTCGGCACTCGCGTGACGATCACGCCCGAAACGTTCGGCACCGAGCCGACCGAGGGCACGCTGCTGGCCGCGACGCGCACGCACTACACGCTGGAGCGCGAGGACCCGCGCGCCGGCGTCGTGCACGTGCACTTCCCGCGCATCGGCTACGTGCTGCGCAAGGTCGAAGCCGCCTGACGCTTCGATGGCCGCGCTCGGCTACTGCGTGTTCGACACCGCCATCGGCGCGTGCGGCATCGCGTGGGGCGAAGGCGCGATCGTCACCTGCCAGTTGCCGGAACGTGACCGTGAAGGCACGGCGCGGCGCATGCTGCGGCGGCATCCTGATGTGCCCCAGGCCGAGCCGCCCGAGTGGGTGGCGCGCGTGGTCGCGCGGGTCCAGGCCTTGCTGGCCGGCGCGAAGGACGACCTCGCGGACGTGCCGCTGGACATGCAGGGCGAGCCCGATTTCAACCGGCGCGTGTACGAGGTGGCCCGCGCCATCGCCCCGGGCCGCACGCTCACGTACGGCGAAGTGGCGCAGCGCATCGGCGAGCCCGGCTCCGCACGCGCGGTCGGCCAGGCGCTGGGCCACAACCCCTTCGCACCCATCGTGCCGTGCCACCGCGTGCTCGGTGCGGGCAACACGGGCGTGGGCTTCTCGGCGACGGGCGGCGTCGACACCAAGCTGAAGATGCTGGAGATCGAGCGTGCGCAGCTCGGCGCGCACCCCGGCCTGTTCGACTAGCCCAGGTTCTTGCGGAATTGCGCCCACTGCGCGGCGGCCGCGGCCTTCGCGCGCTGCACGGCCTGCCAACCGGGCGAGCCCTTCACCTCGGCGATCACGCGGTCCTTCCAGCCTTTCCAGCGCGGGTACCAGCGTGCGAACCACGCCAGCTGCATCAGCGTCGGCTGCGTCAGTGCGAACAGGCGCGCGACGAGGGCCGTTCCCGCGATCTTGGCTGCCACCAGCACGGCCAGGCCCCAGCCGCCGTGGCCCTGCGCGATGAACCACAGCGCGGCGAGCTTGATGGGCACGAGGAGCAGTGCGGGCGCGAAGAAGGCCGCCAGCGCCGCGTAGGGCGGCAGCGCGCGGATGCGCCGCTCGAGCCACGCGAAGAAGGGCAGCCGGCCCAGGCGCGCGAGCAGCGCGGCCAGCGGCTCCCATCCCCACTCCTCGAACAGGAGCAGCAGGGCGAAGACCGCGACGAAGAACCGGCGGACCAGCGAACGCATCCGCCCCAGTCTAGCCGCAGGCGAGGCTCAGGGCCTGCAGCGTTCGGCCGTTCCTCGCGTCGTAAACGACGAGGTTGACCTGGCGCGCGTGGCCCTTGTCCGGCGGTATCGCGAGCAACGTTAGCTGGGCCGGCCCGCGGCGGTCGCCGGCGGGCACGTACTGCCGCACGACGAAATCGTGGCGGAGGTACTCGCCGGCGTTTTCGCCGGCCTTCACCTTGCTCGCGTGCCCGTGTTCGGTCACGGTCCAGTAGGCGCCCCATGCGCCGACGC carries:
- a CDS encoding glutathione S-transferase family protein gives rise to the protein MPELILHHYPMSPFAEKIRTALGFKKLAWHSVHIPNILPKPDVVALTGGYRRTPVLQVGADIYCDTTLICDVLEHIQPEPTFYPAHLKGVARVFAQWADTTLFWSSMTYSFQPKAQADLFKGLPPEAGKAFMEDRKAMHANMVRLRTGDATSAYRSYLRRIAHMAEEHDYLFGLEPCIADLATYHPLWFTRRQAASLAGILATTPAVLEWMDRIEAIGHGAMEKFDSASAIEVAKRADPLPAAQKMLVDSAFQDDHGIPLGTRVTITPETFGTEPTEGTLLAATRTHYTLEREDPRAGVVHVHFPRIGYVLRKVEAA
- a CDS encoding methylated-DNA--[protein]-cysteine S-methyltransferase — translated: MAALGYCVFDTAIGACGIAWGEGAIVTCQLPERDREGTARRMLRRHPDVPQAEPPEWVARVVARVQALLAGAKDDLADVPLDMQGEPDFNRRVYEVARAIAPGRTLTYGEVAQRIGEPGSARAVGQALGHNPFAPIVPCHRVLGAGNTGVGFSATGGVDTKLKMLEIERAQLGAHPGLFD